The following proteins are co-located in the Branchiostoma lanceolatum isolate klBraLanc5 chromosome 16, klBraLanc5.hap2, whole genome shotgun sequence genome:
- the LOC136422142 gene encoding thrombospondin type-1 domain-containing protein 7A-like produces MSCPEGKPRTFSALSWAVVCAVVLLNVEVDVVEGLEAGPYVWTPSPWGECERGGGECNRGRRAVCLRAVDNRMVPPYYCREQDSELPTLSEPCYNCTQDCVHSVWSPWSDCSATCAPEATRYRTRRVLVPARGEGARPCGPFSEVEDCPDLPVCTVEITVRSYTWKVGPWTSCRQIPLSARPQQSPDGGCDSGLRTREVACIDYEGNAVSDPFCMEGRKGASRPASSEACVLPCDCKVSEWGDWGECSKTCHDIDSTDDQDMGLQTRTRTVVRLPLNGGLPCPSLSEQAHCNVSALPPCPVYSWHREAWGGVFAG; encoded by the exons ATGTCATGCCCAGAGGGGAAACCGAGGACTTTTTCTGCCCTTTCATGGGCTGTGGTTTGTGCCGTTGTGCTTTTGAACGTGGAGGTTGACGTGGTAGAAGGACTAGAAGCGGGTCCGTATGTGTGGACACCGTCACCGTGGGGGGAGTGCGAGCGCGGCGGGGGAGAGTGCAACCGGGGCCGCCGGGCTGTTTGCCTCCGCGCGGTGGATAACCGCATGGTTCCGCCGTACTACTGCCGTGAACAGGACTCTGAGCTGCCTACTTTAAGCGAGCCGTGTTACAACTGTACCCAGGACTGCGTGCACTCAGTCTGGTCCCCGTGGTCCGACTGTTCTGCGACCTGTGCCCCCGAAGCAACCCGGTACCGTACCCGGCGGGTCCTGGTGCCTGCCCGGGGGGAGGGCGCCCGGCCCTGCGGCCCCTTCTCCGAAGTTGAAGACTGCCCGGACCTCCCCGTGTGCACGGTGGAAATAACAGTCCGCAGCTACACATGGAAGGTCGGACCATGGACAAGTTGTCGTCAG ATCCCATTGTCCGCCAGACCCCAGCAGAGCCCCGATGGCGGCTGTGACAGCGGACTGAGAACACGGGAGGTCGCGTGCATCGACTACGAGGGGAACGCCGTCAGCGACCCCTTCTGTATGGAAGGGAGGAAAG gGGCGTCAAGACCAGCGAGCTCGGAGGCCTGTGTTCTACCATGTGACTGCAAGGTGTCGGAGTGGGGAGACTGGGGGGAATGTTCTAAAACTTGTCATGACATCGACTCAACAGACGACCAGGATATGG GACTGCAAACGAGAACCCGAACGGTGGTGAGGCTGCCCTTGAACGGAGGCCTTCCCTGCCCGTCTCTTTCCGAGCAGGCACATTGTAATGTCTCCGCACTGCCACCCTGCCCAGTCTACAG